One genomic window of Microbacterium testaceum StLB037 includes the following:
- a CDS encoding ABC transporter permease gives MIVTAPSPRTLGHRLALPAATAGVTALVVVSLFVGVYDIAGEGFGTEMFFISRVPRTLALVLAGCAMAVSGLIMQLLTQNRFVEPSTTGTSEWAALGLLVTVLLAPTAPLIVRMVVASVAAFVGTMIFIGILRRISLRSSLVVPLIGIMLGAVVSAFTTYLAVSTNSLQMLGTWFMGSFTSIVRGRYEVLWVVAIVVVLVFLSADRITVAGLGRDIATTVGVDHTRVMLIGAGLVAVATGVTTVVVGFLPFLGLVVPNLVSMWRGDNARANLPWVCLGGVAIVVVCDIVGRVIRMPFEVPVSMILGVVGSAVFITLLLRMRARA, from the coding sequence ATGATCGTCACCGCTCCTTCCCCCCGAACGCTCGGGCATCGCCTCGCCCTGCCCGCGGCCACCGCGGGCGTCACCGCCCTCGTCGTCGTGTCGCTCTTCGTCGGCGTCTACGACATCGCCGGCGAGGGATTCGGCACCGAGATGTTCTTCATCTCGCGAGTGCCCCGCACCCTCGCCCTCGTGCTCGCGGGCTGCGCGATGGCCGTCTCGGGCCTGATCATGCAGCTGCTCACGCAGAACCGGTTCGTCGAGCCCTCCACCACCGGCACGTCCGAGTGGGCCGCCCTCGGCCTGCTGGTCACGGTGCTCCTCGCGCCGACCGCGCCCCTCATCGTGCGGATGGTCGTGGCATCCGTCGCTGCCTTCGTGGGGACGATGATCTTCATCGGCATCCTGCGTCGGATCTCTCTGCGCTCCTCGCTCGTCGTGCCGCTCATCGGGATCATGCTCGGAGCGGTGGTGTCGGCGTTCACCACGTACCTCGCCGTCTCGACGAACTCCCTGCAGATGCTCGGCACCTGGTTCATGGGCAGCTTCACCTCGATCGTCCGCGGACGCTACGAGGTGCTCTGGGTCGTGGCGATCGTCGTGGTCCTCGTCTTCCTCTCCGCCGACCGCATCACCGTGGCCGGTCTCGGCCGCGACATCGCGACCACTGTCGGCGTCGACCACACCCGCGTGATGCTCATCGGTGCGGGTCTTGTCGCCGTCGCGACGGGCGTGACCACCGTCGTGGTCGGCTTCCTGCCGTTCCTCGGATTGGTCGTGCCCAACCTCGTCTCGATGTGGCGGGGCGACAACGCCCGCGCCAACCTGCCGTGGGTGTGCCTCGGCGGAGTGGCCATCGTCGTCGTGTGCGACATCGTCGGGCGGGTGATCCGGATGCCGTTCGAGGTCCCCGTCTCGATGATCCTCGGGGTCGTCGGGTCCGCGGTGTTCATCACCCTGCTGCTGAGGATGCGTGCCCGTGCCTGA